In one Chitinophaga sancti genomic region, the following are encoded:
- a CDS encoding transposase, with the protein MNDYLQELLKEHQYDKKLKEEAIFRIFFGGEDVRDVQESLGIHDHCVIMNWVNTYRKRIEDGLISIPPMSKKQQQDLVALHQRIKELERSLKNANLMIL; encoded by the coding sequence TTGAACGATTACCTACAAGAATTGTTAAAAGAACATCAATATGATAAAAAATTAAAAGAAGAAGCCATATTTCGAATTTTTTTCGGTGGTGAAGATGTCCGTGATGTACAGGAATCCTTAGGTATCCATGACCATTGTGTAATTATGAATTGGGTAAATACATACCGGAAAAGGATTGAAGATGGCCTGATTTCCATTCCCCCAATGAGTAAGAAACAACAGCAAGACCTGGTGGCGCTTCACCAGAGAATCAAAGAATTGGAGCGTAGTCTTAAAAATGCTAATCTCATGATTCTCTAA
- a CDS encoding transposase — translation MANTVLTMQQIRSILQLLEKGFSYRSIAQELRINRKPVTAYGKRIAESGLSFKELRQLPDAELSKIVYPPTAQAPLPDPERRKALDELIGYMLSELKRTGVTRQLLWEEYKRDNPDGYGYTQFCIFLKAAAKIVNPTMRIVHKPANMVMIDFARDKMSFINKSTENLLNALFWLQFFLLAITAL, via the coding sequence ATGGCTAATACGGTATTAACAATGCAGCAAATCCGATCCATTCTTCAATTGTTGGAAAAAGGTTTCTCTTACCGTAGCATTGCGCAGGAGCTCAGGATTAATCGCAAACCGGTTACCGCCTATGGTAAACGGATAGCTGAAAGCGGGCTCTCCTTTAAGGAACTTCGACAGCTACCTGATGCCGAGCTCTCTAAAATAGTCTATCCACCCACTGCACAAGCACCTTTACCTGACCCTGAGCGGCGTAAAGCACTTGATGAACTAATTGGTTACATGCTTTCTGAGCTGAAGCGCACTGGCGTTACAAGGCAATTATTATGGGAAGAATATAAGCGGGATAATCCGGATGGTTATGGATACACTCAATTTTGCATTTTTTTAAAAGCAGCAGCAAAGATTGTTAATCCTACGATGAGGATTGTTCATAAGCCAGCAAATATGGTGATGATAGATTTTGCCAGAGATAAAATGTCCTTCATCAATAAATCAACGGAGAACTTGTTGAATGCGTTGTTCTGGTTGCAGTTCTTCCTTTTAGCGATTACAGCTTTGTAA
- a CDS encoding MauE/DoxX family redox-associated membrane protein, protein MKRSVFVDCVAFLFVLLFIYTATSKFLDFSLFREQISESTLLAPFGRVIAWIVPISEIVISIMLLFPKWRIKGLYFALILMTFFTTYIILIMNFSKHIPCSCGGIISLLSWKDHLILNSAFLVLGALAIWISRHPFSRFNSSKLHL, encoded by the coding sequence ATGAAAAGATCTGTTTTTGTTGATTGTGTTGCTTTTTTATTTGTTCTACTATTTATCTATACAGCAACCAGTAAATTTTTAGATTTTTCTTTATTTAGGGAACAAATCTCAGAATCAACACTTCTAGCCCCTTTCGGAAGAGTAATCGCTTGGATCGTTCCAATATCAGAAATCGTTATATCGATTATGCTATTATTTCCAAAGTGGAGGATTAAGGGATTATATTTTGCCTTGATACTAATGACGTTTTTTACAACCTACATTATTTTAATAATGAATTTTAGTAAGCATATACCTTGTAGCTGCGGAGGAATAATTTCATTATTGTCATGGAAAGACCATCTCATTCTTAATAGTGCATTTTTAGTTCTTGGAGCGTTGGCGATTTGGATATCACGTCATCCCTTTTCTCGTTTCAATTCATCTAAATTACATCTATAA
- a CDS encoding transposase encodes MSERLVKKVFKTGLLTGSNVGSKLSMLHSIRISASSILRLIHKAPLIKFQVPEVLGIDDWAYKKRIKYGSVIVDLERHRIIDLLPDQKALIVKKWFIDNPGVKIVSRDRFSNYTRGGNRQLPRCYPDSRSVLSAPESGRFIEELP; translated from the coding sequence ATGAGCGAAAGACTCGTTAAGAAGGTGTTTAAAACGGGTCTATTAACAGGGAGTAATGTGGGCTCAAAATTAAGTATGCTGCACTCCATAAGGATTAGTGCGTCAAGCATTCTCAGATTAATCCATAAAGCTCCTCTTATTAAGTTCCAAGTGCCTGAAGTATTGGGAATTGATGATTGGGCGTATAAAAAAAGAATTAAATATGGGTCCGTTATTGTTGATCTGGAGCGGCATCGAATTATCGATTTGTTACCTGACCAAAAGGCCTTAATAGTTAAAAAATGGTTTATAGATAATCCGGGAGTGAAAATTGTTAGTAGGGATAGGTTCTCAAATTATACGCGGGGGGGTAACAGACAGCTGCCCCGATGCTATCCAGATAGCAGATCGGTTTTATCGGCTCCGGAATCTGGGAGATTCATTGAAGAACTACCTTGA
- a CDS encoding IS3 family transposase: protein MSKLKKTAKKSYDPVFKATVALEALSLLSTAEAVAKHHGVNKTQVNLWRNIIKEQAHTLFVKGRVDVYDDKQAIIDEQQQLIGQQALEINTLKKNTVIPPKHRLALIDCNHPTLSIVAQCRLFSIHRSAVYYKPAEESMENLAIMRYLDEQYMSVPFYGARRLKVLLVEVGYKVNVKRIKRLMQTVGWKTAYCTPRTSRPDPISLKYPYLLGGLEVLRPNHVWSIDITYIPMETGFMYCAAVIDWYSRYVVGWGINNQMTAEWCAGIVEDAIEKYGVPEIMNSDQGSQFTSEIYLRVLQKNKIKISMDSKGRAIDNIFVERLWRTLKYENIYLHGYTTPYNLMKGLKRFFLFYNEQRIHQGIGYKRPIELYTGIDLPKPALRAALTKSTAVSSSEILLGRNEYDSILCQSVGLS, encoded by the coding sequence ATGTCAAAACTTAAAAAAACCGCAAAGAAAAGTTACGATCCAGTATTCAAGGCCACAGTCGCTCTGGAAGCCCTTTCCCTGCTATCTACAGCCGAAGCAGTTGCAAAGCATCACGGCGTTAACAAAACACAGGTAAATCTATGGCGCAACATTATCAAAGAGCAGGCACACACCCTTTTCGTCAAGGGCAGAGTGGATGTCTATGACGATAAACAAGCTATCATAGATGAGCAACAACAGTTGATCGGTCAGCAGGCGCTGGAGATCAACACACTTAAAAAAAATACGGTGATACCCCCAAAGCATCGACTGGCGCTGATCGACTGCAATCATCCAACACTATCTATCGTTGCACAATGCAGACTATTTTCAATACATCGCAGTGCTGTGTATTATAAGCCAGCAGAGGAAAGCATGGAAAACCTGGCTATCATGCGTTACCTGGACGAGCAGTACATGAGTGTACCTTTTTACGGCGCCAGGCGCTTAAAAGTGCTGTTGGTAGAGGTAGGGTACAAAGTCAACGTAAAGCGCATTAAGAGGCTCATGCAGACCGTCGGATGGAAAACTGCCTACTGCACTCCAAGAACATCCAGACCCGATCCTATAAGCCTTAAATACCCCTATTTGTTGGGAGGGTTAGAAGTACTCAGACCGAACCACGTCTGGAGTATTGACATCACGTATATTCCAATGGAGACGGGCTTTATGTACTGTGCAGCAGTGATTGACTGGTATTCCAGGTATGTAGTTGGCTGGGGAATAAACAACCAGATGACTGCTGAATGGTGTGCTGGAATTGTTGAAGATGCGATAGAGAAATACGGTGTTCCGGAGATCATGAATAGTGACCAGGGTAGCCAGTTTACGTCAGAGATTTACCTACGTGTATTGCAGAAAAACAAGATCAAAATATCGATGGATAGCAAAGGGAGAGCGATTGATAATATCTTCGTGGAAAGACTGTGGAGGACACTGAAATACGAGAACATTTATCTACATGGTTACACCACGCCATACAATCTGATGAAGGGTTTGAAGCGATTTTTCCTGTTCTATAACGAGCAAAGGATTCATCAGGGAATAGGGTACAAAAGACCTATAGAATTGTATACTGGAATTGATCTGCCGAAACCTGCGCTCCGCGCTGCTTTGACAAAGAGTACTGCCGTATCATCTTCCGAAATCCTATTAGGCCGCAACGAGTACGACAGTATTCTTTGCCAAAGCGTAGGACTTTCTTAA
- a CDS encoding transposase gives MRFITTIQKLLVLKRGKLTKRFENWMEKALKCTTSEIRSFAKGILSDFTAVHNAILLKWSNGQVEVQINKLKTIKRQMYGRCSLELLKHRLVMQLD, from the coding sequence ATGCGTTTTATCACGACAATTCAGAAGTTGCTGGTTTTAAAGAGAGGTAAACTAACTAAACGTTTTGAGAACTGGATGGAAAAAGCTCTTAAATGTACTACCTCCGAAATTAGATCTTTTGCGAAGGGCATATTATCTGATTTTACAGCGGTACATAATGCGATTTTATTGAAATGGAGTAACGGCCAGGTTGAGGTGCAAATCAATAAACTGAAAACGATTAAACGTCAAATGTATGGAAGATGTAGTTTGGAACTTCTAAAACACAGGCTAGTTATGCAACTAGATTAA